One genomic window of Cheilinus undulatus linkage group 7, ASM1832078v1, whole genome shotgun sequence includes the following:
- the zbtb37 gene encoding zinc finger and BTB domain-containing protein 37, which translates to MERSGSIQLDIPDFSNSVLSHLNQLRVQGRLCDIVVNVQGQSFRAHKVVLAASSPYFRDHMSLSQMSTVSLTVIRNPSVFEQLLSFCYTGRLCLQLADIISYLTAASFLQMQHIIDRCTQILEGIHLKISLADMEEEPSEDAIRVTRGNRTLETIVRAGGHHATLRLLGPRGAEACEAISPVEEPLSPPPTVEHSGLEGPEATAIRVGKEPILRINRAGQWYVETSSEPERSGSAEESGGMERVRIKTERMEDWIGAGEHQEEVGAGEEGTTVMIDTSGRSTLVTGPVSALGARSSQPSSSFSETDRFSPTGSVVVLAERQRAKSESPSRADELRQSSSQGEEHAAFDMGGYEDYLREQVGDRWFRYNPRLTCIYCCKSFNQKGSLDRHMRLHMGITPFVCRICGKKYTRKDQLEYHIRKHTGNKPFHCHVCGKSFPFQAILNQHFRKNHPGCAPQEAHSASPETTTTSITSRGGPSDEASPSQEDPEGGGSGAGSSSGGGQYSEGPQASVSTTGPD; encoded by the exons ATGGAGCGCTCCGGCAGCATCCAGCTTGACATCCCCGACTTCAGTAACTCAGTTCTGTCACACCTGAACCAGCTGCGAGTTCAGGGCCGGCTCTGTGACATTGTGGTCAACGTTCAGGGTCAGAGCTTCCGGGCACACAAGGTTGTCCTTGCCGCCAGCTCGCCATACTTCCGTGACCACATGTCTCTGAGCCAGATGAGCACCGTATCACTGACCGTCATCCGTAACCCATCGGTGTTTGAGCAGCTGCTGTCCTTCTGCTACACGGGTCGTCTCTGCCTGCAACTTGCTGACATCATCAGTTACCTGACTGCCGCCAGCTTCCTGCAAATGCAGCACATCATCGACCGCTGCACCCAGATCCTGGAGGGCATCCACCTGAAGATCAGTCTGGCTGACATGGAAGAGGAGCCATCGGAGGATGCAATACGAGTGACTAGGGGCAACCGCACCCTGGAGACGATTGTGCGAGCAGGTGGTCACCATGCCACCCTGCGGCTTCTTGGTCCCCGAGGAGCAGAGGCGTGTGAGGCTATCAGTCCTGTGGAGGAGCCCCTCAGCCCCCcacccactgtggagcacagtggaCTGGAGGGTCCTGAGGCCACGGCCATCAGAGTGGGCAAAGAACCAATCCTTCGCATCAACCGGGCCGGTCAGTGGTACGTGGAAACGAGCAGTGAGCCAGAGCGGAGCGGCAGTGCGGAGGAGAGTGGGGGCATGGAGCGAGTTAGGATCAAGACGGAGAGGATGGAGGACTGGATCGGGGCAGGGGAGCACCAGGAGGAGGTCGGGGCAGGAGAAGAGGGGACCACCGTAATGATCGACACCTCAGGACGCAGCACGCTGGTGACGGGGCCAGTGAGTGCACTCGGAGCCCGGAGCAGTCAACCGTCCTCCAGCTTCAGTGAAACGGACAG GTTCAGTCCCACTGGCAGCGTGGTCGTCCTGGCGGAGCGTCAAAGAGCCAAGAGCGAGTCTCCCAGCAGGGCGGACGAGCTGAGACAGTCCAGCTCTCAG GGGGAGGAACATGCTGCGTTTGACATGGGGGGCTATGAAGACTACCTGAGGGAGCAGGTAGGAGACCGCTGGTTCCGCTATAACCCCAGGCTCACCTGCATCTACTGCTGCAAGTCCTTCAACCAGAAAGGAAGCCTGGACCGCCACATGCGCCTGCACATGGGGATCACACCGTTCGTCTGCCGCATCTGTGGGAAGAAGTACACCCGTAAGGACCAGCTGGAGTACCACATCCGCAAGCACACTGGCAACAAGCCCTTCCACTGCCACGTCTGCGGCAAGAGCTTCCCCTTCCAGGCCATCCTGAACCAGCACTTCCGCAAGAACCACCCGGGCTGCGCCCCCCAGGAGGCTCACAGCGCTTCCCCCGagaccaccaccacctccatcaCATCCAGGGGAGGCCCCAGTGATGAGGCTTCCCCCAGCCAGGAGGATCCTGAAGGTGGGGGCAGTGGAGCTGGAAGCAGCAGCGGTGGGGGCCAGTACAGCGAGGGTCCCCAGGCCTCGGTCTCCACCACGGGGCCTGATTGA